A stretch of the Candidatus Zixiibacteriota bacterium genome encodes the following:
- the cas1c gene encoding type I-C CRISPR-associated endonuclease Cas1 gives MKRILNTLYVMTQGSYLSRKGEAVLISVEHETKLHVPIHTLEGIVCFGQITCSPPMLGLCAERGVSVSFLSEWGKFWARIQGPVAGNILLRKAQYRCSDNKAMSVEPARSVVIAKIANCRTAILRAARDSSNTNDIQSLKQASDSLKKILEDMPKQIELDTVRGKEGMAARIYFSVLDLQIKTQKEEFFFKGRTRRPPLDNFNSLLSFYYTLLVHDIRSALDTVGLDPAAGFLHRDRPGRPGLALDLMEELRPYIADRLALALVNRKQLKGTGFQKSETGAVVMNEKARKTVIKAYQNRKQDVINHTFLDEKIHIGLLPHVQAMLMARFLRGDLDGYPPFIWK, from the coding sequence ATGACTCAAGGCTCTTATTTATCGCGTAAAGGCGAGGCTGTTTTAATCAGTGTAGAACACGAGACTAAGCTTCATGTACCAATTCATACTCTGGAAGGTATCGTTTGTTTCGGACAGATAACTTGCTCTCCACCTATGCTTGGACTTTGCGCTGAACGCGGAGTTTCGGTTTCATTTTTAAGTGAATGGGGCAAGTTTTGGGCGCGAATTCAAGGTCCGGTAGCGGGAAACATCCTGCTTCGGAAAGCGCAATATCGATGTTCTGATAATAAGGCAATGTCTGTTGAGCCAGCTCGATCGGTAGTGATTGCCAAAATCGCCAATTGCCGAACGGCGATTTTGAGAGCGGCAAGAGATAGCTCTAATACAAATGATATTCAATCATTAAAGCAAGCATCGGATAGCTTGAAAAAAATTCTCGAAGATATGCCTAAGCAAATAGAGTTAGATACTGTACGCGGCAAAGAGGGTATGGCCGCACGGATATATTTCAGCGTGTTAGACCTTCAAATAAAAACACAAAAAGAAGAGTTCTTCTTTAAAGGACGAACTCGACGACCGCCCCTTGATAACTTTAACTCACTACTTTCTTTTTACTATACATTATTGGTTCATGACATAAGGTCAGCGCTTGATACAGTCGGGCTGGACCCAGCTGCTGGTTTCCTACATAGAGATAGACCTGGACGTCCGGGATTAGCGCTTGATTTGATGGAGGAATTGCGTCCTTATATTGCAGACCGCTTGGCTCTTGCGCTGGTAAACAGGAAACAGCTTAAGGGAACCGGCTTTCAAAAATCTGAAACAGGTGCTGTCGTTATGAATGAAAAAGCACGCAAAACTGTAATTAAGGCTTATCAAAATCGCAAGCAGGATGTTATTAATCACACATTCTTAGATGAAAAAATACATATCGGTTTGCTGCCGCATGTTCAGGCGATGCTCATGGCGCGTTTTCTTCGCGGCGATTTAGATGGGTATCCTCCCTTTATTTGGAAGTAG